The Deltaproteobacteria bacterium genome includes a region encoding these proteins:
- a CDS encoding N-acetyl-gamma-glutamyl-phosphate reductase, whose product MKSIRAAVLGATGYAGAELVRILSGHPNVLLTYLSSRSYASKPIASVFPAFAGVVDLKCREMDLKAISDSSDVVFIALPHKIPMSVAPELLAAGKKVVDLSADFRFRNLSVYEAHYQPHTAKDAAKDSVYGLCEINRKDIKEATLVGNPGCYPTSALLPLIPFIGEGLLDEASIVIDSKSGVSGAGRSLALSAHFCEVHEGFSAYKVAAHRHEPEIEENLSIKAKRPVTITFVPHLVPMSRGMLTTSYAKLAKGLTTDQANELLSGYYEKSPFARVCATGNLPQTRNVRGTNFCDMAARVDSHAGRLILVSAIDNLVKGASGQAVQNMNLMFDLPETAGLDAVPYPL is encoded by the coding sequence ATGAAATCCATCAGGGCGGCGGTTCTGGGCGCAACGGGTTATGCCGGGGCGGAGCTGGTGAGGATTCTTTCCGGGCATCCGAATGTTCTGCTTACGTATTTGAGTTCCCGCTCCTACGCCAGTAAGCCCATAGCCTCGGTGTTTCCGGCCTTTGCCGGGGTGGTGGACTTAAAATGCCGGGAAATGGACCTAAAGGCCATATCAGACTCGTCCGACGTGGTCTTCATAGCCCTTCCCCACAAGATTCCCATGTCCGTGGCCCCGGAGCTTCTGGCCGCCGGGAAGAAGGTGGTGGACCTTTCCGCCGATTTCCGCTTCAGGAATCTTTCCGTCTACGAGGCCCATTACCAGCCCCATACGGCGAAGGATGCTGCGAAGGACTCGGTCTACGGGCTTTGCGAGATAAACCGGAAGGACATCAAAGAGGCAACGCTTGTGGGAAACCCAGGCTGCTACCCCACAAGCGCCCTTCTGCCCCTTATCCCGTTTATCGGAGAGGGCCTTCTGGACGAAGCATCGATAGTGATCGACTCCAAGAGCGGGGTGTCGGGCGCGGGCAGGAGCCTTGCGCTTTCGGCGCATTTCTGCGAGGTCCACGAGGGTTTTTCCGCCTACAAGGTGGCGGCCCACCGGCATGAGCCGGAAATCGAGGAAAATCTCTCCATAAAGGCGAAAAGGCCGGTGACCATCACCTTCGTGCCCCACCTGGTTCCCATGAGCCGGGGGATGCTCACCACCTCTTACGCGAAACTGGCCAAGGGCCTTACCACCGATCAGGCCAACGAGCTTCTGTCCGGCTATTACGAAAAAAGCCCCTTTGCGCGGGTGTGCGCAACGGGGAATCTGCCCCAGACCAGGAACGTGCGCGGAACCAATTTCTGCGACATGGCCGCAAGGGTGGATTCCCACGCTGGCCGCCTGATACTCGTAAGCGCCATAGACAACCTGGTGAAGGGCGCGTCCGGGCAGGCCGTGCAGAACATGAACCTCATGTTCGATCTTCCCGAAACCGCCGGGCTGGACGCCGTGCCGTATCCTCTTTGA
- a CDS encoding enoyl-CoA hydratase/isomerase family protein, giving the protein MKTYQDIKVEIADGVAKITIDRPSAMNALNTNVLAELADAALCLGADPAVRVIVVTGAGKAFVAGADIKEMKDMDLVSFRSFVAGGQRALYVIETVEKPVIAAINGFALGGGCELALACDFRVASEKAKFGFPEVGLGIFPGFGGTQRAPRFFGKGMAAELIYTGAMIDAAEALRIGLVNHVYPAESLMDEAMKIAKTIAAQGPLAVQRAKTAVKMAGDTTMEAGLAFEREAMVVTFATKDRFEGMSAFVEKRKPVFKGE; this is encoded by the coding sequence ATGAAGACGTATCAGGATATTAAGGTCGAAATTGCTGACGGAGTGGCGAAAATCACCATTGACCGACCTTCGGCCATGAACGCCTTAAACACCAACGTGCTTGCAGAGCTTGCCGATGCGGCGCTCTGCCTTGGCGCTGACCCCGCCGTGCGCGTGATCGTTGTCACAGGCGCTGGAAAAGCCTTCGTGGCCGGGGCCGACATAAAGGAGATGAAGGACATGGACCTCGTCTCCTTCCGCAGCTTCGTGGCGGGCGGCCAAAGGGCGCTTTACGTGATCGAGACCGTTGAAAAGCCGGTGATTGCGGCCATCAACGGTTTCGCCCTGGGCGGCGGCTGCGAGCTGGCCCTGGCCTGCGATTTTCGGGTGGCCTCGGAAAAGGCGAAGTTCGGCTTTCCCGAAGTGGGCCTGGGAATTTTTCCCGGCTTCGGCGGCACCCAGCGCGCGCCCCGCTTTTTCGGCAAGGGCATGGCGGCGGAGCTAATTTACACCGGGGCCATGATAGACGCCGCCGAAGCCCTTCGCATCGGGCTCGTCAACCACGTCTACCCGGCGGAAAGCCTCATGGACGAGGCCATGAAGATAGCGAAGACCATAGCCGCCCAAGGCCCCCTTGCGGTGCAGCGGGCCAAGACCGCCGTCAAGATGGCCGGGGACACCACCATGGAGGCCGGCCTTGCATTCGAGCGCGAGGCCATGGTTGTCACATTCGCCACCAAGGACCGCTTCGAGGGCATGAGCGCCTTTGTGGAAAAGCGCAAGCCGGTTTTCAAGGGCGAGTAA
- a CDS encoding fused MFS/spermidine synthase translates to MNRLLSVGVIGLSAFLLFLVEPMIAKIILPRFGGGSTVWITALIFFQGMLFFGYAASHGMARLLSPKARLSVYGAAFTICTVFFLPITVSQKEFSGPPALAVLLLLLGSVGLSYFILSTTSPMIQYFSAVDKKGGFKNPYVQYAVSNFGSFAGLLSYPLFIEPEIGNSRQMLWWSLGFGIYALLMISAVFLHARRAPATAPAIAAPIEGPETPPPSLNARLMWLFQAAVPSAALLAFTQHLTVDLVSFPLLWILPLCLYLLSFVSVFLFPRLNRHTAARTIILILALAVFAVSDRRELDLPFALKIFTANLALFSVCLFFHGNLEREKPRKTDLTSFYLWLSLGGWMGGLFGGIAAPFIFRTTFELQLVFIISLYAMLFPHLKAGTKTFMYSVSAAAALFLLASYAGEEIFLRPPTLRCARSFYGTYRVLDVEGVPGQMAPARLLVMGTTKHGGQVAAPSGKLIPMSYFHVKTGAGLALRSRPFTEHVGVVGLGTGVLALYGRPGETYDFYEIDPLVKDLAQTSFQNLSESRATVRHFIGDARLRLREAPDKFYDVLVLDAFTSGAIPTHLLTVEAISEFLGKVKDNGLILCHISNRFVDLLPVLACNAEKLNLQIAQHISPENEYLNCYSAHWVALARNRADMAALTATDPGWQPAGKRAQCFTDDFSHLFSLVHF, encoded by the coding sequence ATGAACCGGCTTTTGAGCGTGGGAGTGATAGGCCTTTCGGCCTTTCTGCTTTTTCTGGTGGAGCCCATGATCGCCAAGATCATCCTGCCCCGGTTCGGGGGAGGCTCCACAGTCTGGATCACGGCCCTCATCTTTTTCCAGGGCATGCTCTTTTTCGGTTACGCGGCCAGCCACGGCATGGCAAGGCTTTTATCGCCCAAGGCGCGGCTTTCGGTTTACGGGGCCGCCTTCACAATCTGCACGGTGTTCTTTCTGCCCATCACGGTCTCGCAAAAAGAGTTTTCCGGGCCTCCGGCCCTGGCCGTGCTGCTTCTGCTTCTGGGCTCGGTTGGGCTTTCCTACTTCATCCTGTCCACAACAAGCCCCATGATCCAATATTTTTCGGCGGTGGATAAAAAAGGCGGCTTCAAGAACCCCTACGTCCAGTACGCCGTGTCCAATTTCGGCTCCTTTGCCGGGCTTCTGAGCTACCCGCTTTTCATAGAACCCGAAATCGGCAACAGCCGCCAGATGCTGTGGTGGAGCCTGGGTTTCGGCATTTACGCCCTTCTTATGATTTCGGCGGTCTTCCTGCATGCAAGGCGCGCTCCCGCCACGGCCCCGGCAATCGCGGCTCCAATTGAAGGGCCGGAAACCCCGCCGCCTTCGTTAAACGCCCGGCTGATGTGGCTTTTCCAGGCCGCTGTTCCATCCGCCGCCCTTCTGGCCTTCACCCAGCATTTAACCGTCGATCTGGTCAGTTTCCCGCTCCTGTGGATACTGCCCCTGTGCCTCTACCTGCTCTCCTTCGTGTCGGTTTTCCTTTTTCCGCGCCTGAACCGCCACACAGCAGCCCGCACCATCATCCTGATTCTAGCCCTGGCGGTCTTCGCCGTCTCGGACCGCCGGGAACTCGATCTTCCCTTTGCGCTGAAGATATTCACCGCCAACCTGGCCCTTTTTTCCGTGTGCCTCTTTTTCCACGGAAACCTGGAAAGGGAAAAGCCCCGGAAGACCGACCTCACATCCTTTTACCTGTGGCTCTCCCTGGGCGGATGGATGGGCGGGCTTTTCGGCGGCATCGCCGCGCCTTTCATTTTCAGGACCACCTTCGAGCTGCAGCTTGTCTTCATCATCTCCCTCTACGCAATGCTTTTTCCCCATCTCAAAGCCGGCACTAAAACCTTCATGTACTCGGTAAGCGCGGCGGCGGCCCTGTTTCTTCTGGCCTCCTACGCAGGCGAGGAGATTTTTCTCCGCCCTCCGACGCTCAGGTGCGCCCGGAGCTTCTACGGCACCTACCGGGTGCTGGACGTGGAGGGCGTTCCCGGACAAATGGCCCCGGCCAGGCTTCTCGTAATGGGCACCACCAAGCACGGCGGGCAGGTGGCCGCGCCTTCCGGAAAGCTCATCCCAATGTCCTATTTCCACGTAAAAACCGGCGCCGGGCTTGCCCTGCGCTCCCGGCCCTTTACGGAACACGTGGGCGTGGTGGGGCTTGGGACGGGAGTGCTGGCCCTTTACGGTCGGCCCGGCGAAACCTACGATTTCTACGAGATAGACCCCCTGGTGAAGGACCTGGCCCAGACCTCCTTTCAGAACCTGTCGGAGAGCAGGGCAACGGTGCGCCATTTCATAGGCGACGCGCGGCTGCGGCTTAGGGAGGCTCCCGACAAATTCTACGACGTCCTGGTTCTGGATGCCTTCACCAGCGGAGCCATTCCCACCCACCTTCTGACCGTTGAGGCAATTTCGGAATTTCTGGGCAAGGTGAAGGACAACGGGCTCATCCTGTGCCACATCAGCAACCGCTTCGTGGACCTTCTGCCGGTCCTGGCCTGCAACGCGGAAAAGCTGAACCTTCAGATCGCCCAGCACATAAGCCCGGAAAACGAGTATCTCAACTGTTACAGCGCCCATTGGGTGGCCCTTGCCAGAAACCGGGCCGACATGGCCGCCCTTACGGCCACAGACCCAGGGTGGCAGCCCGCCGGAAAGCGTGCCCAGTGCTTTACGGACGATTTTTCGCATCTTTTCTCACTGGTGCATTTTTAG
- the miaB gene encoding tRNA (N6-isopentenyl adenosine(37)-C2)-methylthiotransferase MiaB yields MTPAPENEDHLESTHRDYYVDPAEIHFVRFVTEAWDGVAFMSTLDERAGLIRLSVPPGREGEADEMMDALGRDVSLSPAEKGCGRKLAHIKTMGCQMNVYESLQMMRSLEPLGYVETGSVKNADLIVVNTCAVREKAQQKVVSFLGRLRKQKAENPGLIIAVGGCVAQSMGEILIEKMPFVDIVFGTHAVGRLGGYVEEARTLGRKVVDVTLSGRYDFSGAGRLPSKREASSPTAFVTIIQGCDNFCSYCVVPHVRGRETSRPPAEVLSEVAALAGRGVKEVTLLGQNVNSYGKKENTEGFAELLYRVSEIEGIERIRFTTSHPKDLSDDLVRAFGEIKKLCGHLHLPVQSGSNRILKKMNRGYTREDYLSKVEKLRRARPDICLTSDFIVGFPTETEDEFEESLSLIREVAFSGLFAFNYSDRPPAAAVKFSGKVAPEIQSERLSRLLAVNDELSRAAYESLVGKTVEVLVEGRSKSDRMQLTGRTGCHKIVNFPLPPSTGRAARNWEGEMATVTIERSLAHSLLGRMIPDESRPTDQ; encoded by the coding sequence ATGACGCCCGCCCCGGAAAACGAGGACCATTTGGAGAGCACCCACAGGGATTATTACGTTGACCCCGCCGAGATACACTTTGTGCGCTTCGTCACCGAGGCGTGGGACGGAGTGGCCTTCATGAGCACCCTGGACGAACGGGCCGGGCTCATACGCCTTTCCGTACCGCCGGGAAGGGAGGGCGAGGCGGATGAAATGATGGACGCCCTTGGCCGCGACGTAAGCCTCTCGCCCGCCGAAAAGGGTTGCGGGCGCAAACTGGCCCACATCAAGACAATGGGCTGCCAGATGAACGTCTACGAGTCGCTCCAGATGATGCGCAGCCTCGAACCATTGGGCTACGTGGAAACCGGCTCGGTAAAAAACGCCGATCTCATAGTGGTCAACACCTGCGCCGTGCGGGAAAAGGCCCAGCAGAAGGTGGTGAGCTTTCTGGGCAGGCTTCGGAAGCAGAAGGCTGAAAATCCGGGCCTTATCATAGCCGTGGGCGGCTGCGTGGCCCAGAGCATGGGCGAAATTTTGATTGAAAAAATGCCCTTCGTGGACATAGTGTTCGGAACCCACGCAGTGGGCCGCCTTGGCGGTTACGTGGAGGAGGCCCGCACCCTTGGCCGCAAGGTGGTGGACGTGACCCTTTCGGGGCGGTACGACTTTTCCGGCGCGGGAAGGCTCCCCTCCAAGAGGGAAGCATCAAGCCCCACGGCCTTTGTCACCATAATACAGGGCTGCGACAATTTCTGCTCCTACTGCGTGGTTCCCCATGTGAGGGGCCGCGAGACCAGCAGGCCGCCGGCAGAGGTCCTTTCGGAGGTGGCGGCCCTGGCCGGAAGGGGAGTAAAGGAAGTGACCCTTCTGGGCCAGAACGTGAACTCCTATGGCAAAAAGGAGAACACCGAGGGCTTCGCCGAGCTTCTGTACAGGGTGTCCGAAATCGAGGGGATAGAGCGCATACGCTTCACCACGTCACACCCCAAGGACTTGTCGGATGATCTCGTCCGTGCCTTCGGAGAAATCAAAAAGCTCTGCGGCCACCTGCATCTTCCGGTCCAGAGCGGCTCCAACCGGATTCTGAAGAAAATGAACCGGGGCTACACCCGCGAGGACTATCTCTCAAAGGTCGAAAAACTGCGCCGGGCAAGGCCCGACATATGCCTCACGTCCGATTTCATAGTGGGCTTTCCCACGGAAACCGAAGACGAATTTGAGGAAAGCCTTTCCCTTATCCGGGAAGTGGCTTTCTCAGGGCTTTTCGCCTTCAACTATTCGGACCGGCCACCGGCCGCCGCCGTGAAATTTTCCGGCAAGGTGGCCCCTGAAATACAAAGCGAAAGGCTTTCAAGGCTTCTGGCGGTAAATGACGAGCTTTCAAGGGCCGCCTACGAAAGCCTCGTGGGAAAAACCGTGGAAGTGCTGGTGGAGGGGCGGTCAAAGTCCGACCGGATGCAGCTTACGGGCCGCACCGGCTGCCACAAGATAGTCAATTTTCCCCTGCCGCCTTCAACCGGGCGGGCCGCCCGCAACTGGGAGGGCGAGATGGCAACAGTAACCATAGAGCGCAGCCTGGCCCATTCCCTGCTTGGCAGGATGATTCCGGACGAATCGCGCCCAACGGATCAATAA
- a CDS encoding bifunctional nuclease family protein, protein MEVAGLALDPSGNSPILILKSQEGERTLPIWIGIMEAASIAMALQNVEFPRPMTHDLFKNFIALLGATMEKVMILDLKDATYFAQITFNTANGDPLVLDSRPSDAIALAIRTKAPIFVAEEVLDKSSSEQNSGEAADQSEEGKKWAEYLSTLNPDDFSKV, encoded by the coding sequence ATGGAAGTGGCCGGGCTGGCGCTCGATCCGTCGGGCAACTCCCCCATCCTGATTCTGAAATCCCAGGAGGGCGAGCGGACCCTGCCCATCTGGATCGGCATAATGGAAGCCGCTTCCATCGCAATGGCCCTTCAGAATGTTGAATTCCCGCGCCCCATGACCCACGACCTTTTCAAGAACTTCATCGCGCTTTTGGGAGCCACCATGGAAAAGGTGATGATACTGGACTTGAAGGACGCCACCTACTTCGCCCAGATCACCTTCAACACCGCGAACGGCGACCCGCTGGTGCTGGACTCCAGGCCCTCCGACGCCATAGCCCTGGCCATTCGCACCAAGGCCCCCATTTTCGTTGCAGAGGAGGTGCTGGACAAGTCCTCATCGGAGCAGAACTCAGGCGAGGCGGCGGACCAGAGCGAGGAGGGGAAAAAGTGGGCGGAGTATCTTTCCACTCTGAACCCCGACGATTTCAGCAAAGTCTAA
- a CDS encoding histidinol phosphate phosphatase domain-containing protein has product MIDLHTHTVFSDGELIPAELARRAEVIGITALGITDHGDFSNLDFIIPRMIAVAEILNKAGDFKVIPGIEITHVPPALIKRAVDEARRLGAEIVVMHGETVAEPVAPGTNRAAILAGVDVLAHPGLLSHEDAELARDRGVLLEISGRRGHCLTNGHVARMAQATGAKMVVDSDGHAPGDLMNEDRALTVVLGAGLSERDFSAMQENAARLIGMG; this is encoded by the coding sequence ATGATAGACCTTCACACCCACACGGTTTTTTCAGACGGGGAGCTGATTCCCGCAGAGCTTGCCAGGCGGGCCGAAGTAATAGGCATTACGGCCCTCGGAATCACCGATCACGGGGATTTCTCGAACCTGGACTTCATCATACCCCGAATGATCGCGGTCGCGGAAATTTTGAACAAAGCGGGGGACTTCAAGGTGATCCCCGGAATAGAGATCACCCACGTTCCCCCCGCGCTGATAAAAAGGGCTGTGGATGAGGCCAGAAGGCTTGGGGCTGAAATTGTTGTCATGCACGGCGAGACGGTGGCCGAGCCCGTGGCTCCCGGAACCAACCGGGCCGCCATCCTGGCCGGGGTTGACGTGCTGGCCCATCCGGGCCTTCTAAGCCATGAAGACGCCGAACTGGCCCGCGACCGGGGAGTCTTGCTTGAGATATCGGGCCGACGTGGCCACTGCCTCACCAACGGCCATGTGGCCCGCATGGCGCAGGCTACGGGAGCAAAAATGGTGGTGGATTCCGACGGCCACGCGCCGGGGGACCTGATGAACGAGGACAGGGCGCTCACGGTGGTCCTGGGCGCTGGGCTTTCCGAGAGGGATTTTTCCGCCATGCAGGAAAACGCGGCAAGGCTTATCGGCATGGGCTGA